One window from the genome of Haloprofundus halobius encodes:
- the rpl4p gene encoding 50S ribosomal protein L4, giving the protein MEATIKDLNGDDAGTLELPEVFETTYRPDLIKRAVLAAQANRTQAYGADPLAGMRTPAESLGSGRGMAHVPRENGRARRVPQAVSGRKAHPPKAEKEHGKKINKKERQLAVRSAIAATTDAEIVAERGHQFDDGVELPVVVSDDFEDLVKTQEVVSLLEALGVDADIERAEDRKVRAGQGKARGRKYKRPKSILFVTSEAPSKAARNLAGADVVTAAEVNTEDLAPGTHAGRLTVWTESAVEEVADR; this is encoded by the coding sequence ATGGAAGCAACAATCAAGGACCTGAACGGCGACGACGCCGGCACGCTCGAGCTTCCGGAGGTCTTCGAGACGACGTACCGTCCGGACCTCATCAAGCGCGCCGTCCTCGCCGCACAGGCGAACCGAACGCAGGCCTACGGAGCCGACCCCCTCGCCGGGATGCGAACCCCGGCGGAGTCGCTCGGCAGCGGCCGCGGTATGGCGCACGTGCCCCGAGAGAACGGGCGCGCACGTCGTGTCCCGCAGGCCGTCAGCGGACGCAAAGCGCACCCGCCGAAGGCCGAGAAGGAGCACGGCAAGAAGATCAACAAGAAGGAGCGCCAGTTGGCGGTCCGCTCGGCAATCGCCGCGACGACCGACGCCGAGATCGTCGCGGAGCGCGGCCACCAGTTCGACGACGGCGTCGAACTCCCGGTCGTCGTCTCCGACGACTTCGAAGACCTCGTGAAGACGCAGGAAGTCGTCTCGCTGCTCGAAGCGCTCGGCGTCGACGCCGACATCGAGCGCGCAGAGGACCGCAAAGTCCGCGCCGGACAGGGGAAGGCCCGCGGTCGCAAGTACAAGCGACCCAAATCCATCCTCTTCGTCACCAGCGAGGCGCCGTCGAAGGCGGCTCGCAACCTCGCCGGCGCCGACGTCGTGACGGCCGCCGAGGTCAACACCGAGGACCTCGCGCCCGGCACCCACGCCGGTCGCCTCACCGTCTGGACCGAGAGCGCAGTCGAGGAGGTGGCCGACCGATGA
- a CDS encoding 50S ribosomal protein L23, giving the protein MSSVIRHPLVTEKAMNEMDFDNKLQFIVDLDAAKPEIKEEIESRYDVTVDEINTQVTPKGTKKATVRLSEDDDAQEIASRIGVF; this is encoded by the coding sequence ATGAGCTCGGTTATCCGCCACCCGCTGGTCACCGAGAAGGCGATGAACGAGATGGACTTCGACAACAAGCTCCAGTTCATCGTCGACCTCGACGCCGCCAAGCCGGAGATCAAAGAGGAGATCGAATCGCGCTACGACGTGACCGTCGACGAGATAAACACGCAGGTCACGCCGAAAGGAACGAAGAAGGCGACCGTGCGTCTCAGCGAAGACGACGACGCACAGGAGATCGCCTCCCGAATCGGGGTGTTCTAG
- a CDS encoding 50S ribosomal protein L2 — protein MGRRIQGQRRGRGSSTFRAPSHRYKAELAHKKEATDGDTVSGTVVDIEHDPARAAPLADVEFEDGDRRLVLAPEGVTVGDTIQVGVSAEIKPGNTLPLAEIPEGIPVCNVERQPGDGGKFARASGVSAQLLTHDKRVAAVKLPSGEVKRLNPQCRATIGVVAGGGRTEKPFVKAGKKHHKMRARGTKYPRVRGVAMNAVDHPFGGGGRQHPGKPKSVSRNAPPGRKVGDIASKRTGRGRNK, from the coding sequence ATGGGACGTAGAATTCAAGGCCAACGTCGCGGACGCGGCTCGTCCACGTTCCGTGCACCGTCGCACCGCTACAAGGCCGAACTCGCACACAAGAAGGAAGCGACCGACGGCGACACCGTCTCCGGAACCGTCGTCGACATCGAACACGACCCGGCGCGCGCAGCGCCGCTGGCCGACGTCGAGTTCGAGGACGGCGACCGCCGACTGGTGCTCGCGCCCGAGGGCGTCACCGTCGGCGACACCATCCAGGTCGGTGTCTCCGCCGAGATCAAGCCCGGCAACACGCTGCCGCTGGCCGAGATCCCCGAGGGGATTCCGGTCTGTAACGTCGAACGCCAGCCCGGCGACGGCGGCAAGTTCGCCCGCGCCTCCGGCGTCTCGGCGCAGCTGCTCACCCACGACAAACGCGTCGCGGCGGTCAAGCTGCCCAGCGGCGAGGTCAAACGGCTCAACCCGCAGTGCCGCGCCACCATCGGCGTCGTCGCCGGTGGCGGCCGGACCGAGAAGCCGTTCGTCAAGGCGGGGAAGAAGCACCACAAGATGCGCGCTCGCGGTACCAAGTACCCGCGCGTCCGCGGTGTCGCGATGAACGCCGTCGACCACCCGTTCGGTGGCGGCGGCCGACAGCACCCCGGCAAGCCGAAGTCCGTCTCGCGGAACGCACCGCCGGGTCGGAAGGTCGGAGACATCGCATCGAAACGTACCGGACGAGGTCGTAACAAATGA